The following are encoded in a window of Dioscorea cayenensis subsp. rotundata cultivar TDr96_F1 chromosome 16, TDr96_F1_v2_PseudoChromosome.rev07_lg8_w22 25.fasta, whole genome shotgun sequence genomic DNA:
- the LOC120279384 gene encoding uncharacterized protein LOC120279384 — protein sequence MEKSRSMPQYTSSFSGRFGYEDGSNINGYSFNGPNGKQDGFTSSSDPELKRKRRVASYNLFTMEGKLKSSVRSSFKWIKNKLTDVRYGV from the coding sequence ATGGAGAAGAGCAGGTCAATGCCACAGTATACATCCTCCTTCTCCGGCCGGTTCGGTTATGAAGATGGCAGCAATATTAATGGATACAGCTTCAATGGACCAAACGGGAAGCAAGATGGCTTCACAAGCTCTAGTGACCCTGAGCTGAAGAGAAAGAGGAGAGTGGCCTCATATAACTTGTTCACAATGGAAGGGAAGCTTAAGTCATCAGTGAGAAGTAGCTTCAAGTGGATAAAGAACAAGCTCACTGATGTACGCTATGGAGTTTGA